The following is a genomic window from Dehalogenimonas sp. 4OHTPN.
AACTGGATTGTGTGGGGGTTTTCAGACTGCCTGAACGGGCAGGTCGGCGCTAACGGGGTTTATTCAACGAAGACTTTAACCTTGCCGTCCCCGCCGTCGATATCCACTTCAAGTTCGGCCAGGGCTTCGATCAACTGGTCTATATCTTCATCTTTAATATTCTTGAGGTTAAGGTTGACGCCGCGGCTGTGCAATTCCGCTTCGATCTTATCCCCGGCTTCGTGGGGAATCAGTGAAGTGAATTTCATGCCAGCCCGGATGAGCGCCACCGGTACGCGCACGTTGACCCGCTCCGGAGCCCCGGCACCGCGGCTGCCGGGGCTGTCAACCAGCACTCTAAGGTACTTGATCTTGCGGCTGATACGGTCAGTCAGAACTTCGATCGGTTTATCACCGGATGCTTTCTCACCCCGGTCCACAGCTCCGAGGAGGCGCATAGCCTCATCAACAGTGATCTTCTTCGTGTCCAGCATCTCCAGTATCTTCTTGCGGCTATCCATTGTTCTTTCTCCTTGTTCTTTAGACTAAATAAAATCAAACATCATCTTGCGGTTGCCGGTCTGGATATCCAGCTTCAAGCCACGCATGGCAAAAAGCAGCCGCCACACATAAGGCCCGGCCATCATCAGCGGCTTTGCCCTGCCTGCCGGTACCAGTATTATCGCCATGATTATCACCACCGGCAGGGCGATCAGCATTAGGAGCAGCAACACCGGGTAAATCAGGAACCAGGGCAGCCACAGCCCGATGAAACCGTCTCCGGAAGGTACTTTCAGATGCAGCAGCAGCGGCGGCCAATTCATTCTTTTCTCCTAGGCAAACAGGCTTTCCAGCCAGTTCCAGATCTCGGAAATGTGGGTTAACACAAAAACCAGCAAAATAATCGACAGGATAAACCCTACGCAGCCGATAACACCTTTCACTCCAGTCTCCTAACCGCCTCGTCAGCAGAAATTTCACCCCGCTCCAGCATCTCCAGGACGTCTTTGCTTGAGTCTGCAGCCGGGCGGGGCATTGCTTCGAATTCAACCATCTTAAGCCGGCTTGCCAGCTTATCCAACCGGTTTTTTACGGTGGGATAGCTGATACCGAAAAGCCGCTCCATGTCTTTAATGGAGCCGTGGGCGCCGATGAAAGCCATGATGAAAACCTGA
Proteins encoded in this region:
- a CDS encoding DUF2089 domain-containing protein, with the translated sequence MIKEWNELTRLTGGAALVVERVRLTESGIAIEGEFAPPVLATLSAEDQVFIMAFIGAHGSIKDMERLFGISYPTVKNRLDKLASRLKMVEFEAMPRPAADSSKDVLEMLERGEISADEAVRRLE